GACCCTATAGGGTGATTCTGCACCAGTAAGTCCCTGCTTGCTCACACTTACCTGATGAATAGGGACCGTATATTTTTTGGCAATGTTGTGTATATCTGTATCGGTGCTTAGTAGATAAATAGTTTGTGTAGGATTGTATGTGGTATTAACTCCACTTACCTTAAACTCTACTCTTCTGCTATATGATAAAGTCTGATCAGTTTTCAGATTTTCTACACCTCTGGCAAAAACCTCTAACTTTTGGGCTTGTACTCCTTTTTCTACCAATGCTGTGTATACTGCCTGACCTCTACGTTCACTTAATGCTAAATTATAAGTTTTGCTACCAATACTATCTGCATAAGCATGCACTTGTATACTCACGTCAGGAAAAAGTTGATGAAAGCTCAAAATTTTGTTCAGTATAGAATCTGCTTCAACTTTTATTTCTGAGCTATTGGTTTCAAAATAGATATTGTCAAAAGAGCTTATAAACTGTGAATCCTGAACTACAGTAAACTCCAGTTCGCTCAGGGATACTGCCAGCATATCAGCCAGATTATCTCCCCGTTCGCCTACGCTTAGCTGACGAAGTTTTGAATAATCTACCCGATCAAAAATAAACTCTCCTTCATTTGTATAAGTACTCACCTCTTTATTCTGGCTGACTAGAGTAATAAGGCTGGGCTTATCTACTTTTTTCAAGCTTCCGCGGATCTTTACAATATCAGGATTTGAAGCAATGAGGGTACGAAGGCTGATTTCTCTGGTATCATTATTATTACGAATGCTGAAATCCAAAACCATCCGAGTTGTAAATGTACGATTACTTACAGCACGCTCCAGGCGACTTTTTTCTTCCAGTGGTAATTCTTCCCATTTTCTCTGCTCACTAGTCTCACTATCATCCTGAAGCTGACTGGCTCTGTACATTACCAATGCTAATAAATTTAACTTTTCCGCTTCAGAAGCATTATTTAGAAACTCATCGTCGCTGAGTAAAAGTGCCCCATCTTCGCTTTTTTCAAAAACTAAAGCTCTGGCATACTTATCTATTTTGCTCTTTTCCTCTGAAGGAAGTTGCTCATACTGCACCTGCCACTTCTCGGCAGAAGTTTCATCGGAAATTACTACCTTTTCAAAGTACCTTTGCCTCAGTTCTTTACCCAGGCTCTCTTTTTCTTCAGGAGGAAGTGACTGCCACTGATAAAGATCTTCAAGTTTTACTGAAGTGTTAGAGGCCTGCTTAAAATGCCTTAAACCATAGGCAGTAGCCTGGTCTACATATTTTTTTTGTTCTGTTGATAGTTCCTGATAAACATAATTTTCGTTTTGAGCATCTACATCGTTTTGCTCTAACAAATTTCTAAATACCAGCAGATCAGCCATTTTATCAATTTTCTGCTTTTGTTCTGAGTCCAGTTCAGAAAACCATTTTTCAAGTTTAGGACTCCATTCTTCAATCTGAAAAGATTGGTATAAGCTCAACTTGTTTTCTACAAGTTCATCCAGCATTTCTATATCATTACCGCTTATATGCTGTAGATTTTCTATAGCTTGGGCAAAAGTACTATCTGCCATGAGCGCCTGAAATATTCTGTACTGAGAGCTCCTCTGTAATCTAGCTTTCTCTTCTGGTGGCAGTTGTTCAAAATACTGGTACAACTCACCCATCTCTTTTTTTCTCTGCTGCGTGTAAAGTTCAGAAACCCAGTCGTCAACAGAGCTTTTACTATTTAAGGTGAGGAGCACTTTAGGCTTATCATTGTAGCGATATTCATAGATATCAAAACCAGTATTAGCTTCGCTTCTATTGGTCGTGATATAGCCTGAATTTTTGCTAACATAAATATAAGTATCATCCTTAGGTGAATTGAATGGTTTGCCTAGATTCATCACCTGAGAAAAAGTATGCTCCCCAACACTGACAGCCATATATAAATCAAAGCCACCCCATCCAGGCTGCCCATTTGAGGAAAAAAACAGTGACTGCTGCGAGGCATACCAATGAGGGGCCACTTCCTGATAAGCTGTATTTACCTTGTCACCCAGGTTTTTTGGTTCACTCCATTTTCCGTTTATCTTCACACTCATCCAGATATCGCTTTCTCCATAACCTCCAGGGCGGTTAGACGAAAAGAAAAGTGTGTCTCCACTTGTAGTAAGTGAAGGGTGCTTGCTGATATACCCCGGAAGATTGACGGCCCCGGATAGAGGCCTGGGATCAGACCATTCACCATTGTGCAGCGTACTCTCATAAATATGATAGTCACCCTTATATGTGAATCTGGAAAAATAAAAGGTATTGGAATTTGTATTTAAGCAACCAGGACCCTCATCCAAAAGTGAATTGGTAGATGAAAAGTTATTAGCAGAGATAGGATGCCATTTGTTTGAATCTAGCCCAAATATAAAATTGTCACTATAAGATTGTCCATGTTGGTCATGATAATGATGCCCTTTACTTGCGTGTCGGGTAGAAGTAACGATTAGGCTAAGTGAATCGTAAAAAAGGCCGCCCCCTAAATCATGAAATTCAGTATTAATCGGAGCAGGCATTTTTTTTAGATCTATCTCAATTAGCGGAGAAAGTGGTGTTTTATAAAGCTTCTCAATGTTGTTTAGCTCATCCTTGGCTTTAGCTGTCCAATACTCCTTATCTTCAAACCTGTAATTATTTACATTATCCAGAAAGGCTTCAAAATACGACTTTGCTTTTTTATAACTTCCCTGTGATTTATACACTAACCCCAGATTAAGTGATAAAAGAGGATAGCCAGCCGTAGCATTGGGTTGAATCAGTTGATAATGATGTAGTGCTTTATCATACTGAAACAGTTGCTGTAAGCATGAAGCCAAATAGTAATGAGCTTTATTATTAACTGAGTCAAGGGCTAGCACTTTATCGTAGTAGCGTGTAGCTTCAAAATACTGCCCTTGCAAATAATGCTGATAAGCAGACCTTAGTAATTCTTTTATTGGGTCAGGCTTGAATTCGGCTTTGCATGGGCTTGCAACTGCCAAAAAAGAGTTAAGCAATATAAATAATAAAAGCGTTCTCATATCAGTGGAGTAAATCTCCTACCTACATTCTGTTTTTTGTTCAAGATGGTGTATACTACTGATGCCTCCCAGGCCTGCCCAGTACTCAGGTAGTCAATTGTTGGGTGACTGGATAAATCCATGCTCAGAGCAATTTGTATGTTGTGATGCTGGATTCCACCAGAAACTGCTATGGCATCATTCCAGCGGTACCACAAACCGCCGATCAAATTAGTGCTGCTTCCCTTATAATCAGAATAGCTCACTCTGTACTGAGCATAGGCACCCAAATTAAAGTGATAGCTTTTACCTCTCCACATCACTAAGGTTTGTGGATGTAGCTTCCAGTTATTTTTTGAATACGACACTCCGGCATACCATTTTAAAAGCATAGGTATTACTTCTTCACTATTGGTAAAAGATACATTGGGTTGGTTAATATTAGATACGGAAATACCGCTCTGGGCCTGCCAGGGGCTCAATAGTCTGTTTTTAAAAGTATTATAGGTCCATACAATGCCTGCCTCTGCAGAAAAATATCCTAAGCGTGTTTGATCTAAACTGATAGAAGGTGTAATATCCGAGGAATATCCATGCTCCTGATCGTACTGCGACCCCCATTTGAGGCCTTCGGCTTGTATATTTTTTTGTGTATATGCGGCACCCACCCCTAAGGAGATCACATGCTTGTATTTATAATCCAATGGCAGATTGTAAGCACCTGCAAAATGAACACCTGTGTTTTTAAGCCAACCCTGCATACCAGCAACTTCACGAATGAGCTGTAGTCCGACACCTCCTTTGTAAGTTTTTTTAGGGTACTTCTGAACGATAGGGTATACGATAGATGCTATGTTGATGGGATAACTATTAGAAAAACTGTTCCATTGAGAGCGATGATGGAAAGAAATAAAAGGACGAGTACTACATCCGACTAACGCAGGATTCATATTTAATGGAGATACATAATACTGACTCAGAGGTACTTGTTGAGCCTCTACCTTAAGCTCCAGGACGAGCAAAATTAAGATAGATAAAACTAATTTTAATATGGTGTATACCTTCCACTGCATATCAAAACCTCATAATTACATCTGACTGTTGAAATGAAGCACCTGAGATGTAGCTTCCGCTCAATACATACCTATAGGTGTTGTTTGACGATGAATAATCAAACCAGCCCTCACCCATAGCTTTTTCTAATGAATTAGTTTCGTACACCCATTTACCCCAGGCATCCTGAATACCAAAATGGAAGTTTCTGAATGAAATAAGGTTGCCGTATACCTTAATTACCTGATCTTCTACATTACTAGCCTGGGAAGAAAATGCAGTGGGCACATACACTCTCTCCATAGCCTCATTGGCTATAAAACCAATTGTAAGCCATGAGAGATTTGTTTTTTCTTTACTTGTAATACTAATGTTATTGGAAGTAGTATACACACTACTCGCTCCAAGTGAGGTATCTGTTGCGTTTTGGTTAAGGCCAGCTTTTAGCTGAAGGTAATCCTGATAATAGATTTGATCTTCATCCTGACTTGGAAACGATACTTCAACTAGTGCTCCATTGTATGTACCCTCTTTTTCTATCTGACGCCAATAAGGTTGTTTGCCTTTTAAAGAATAGGCTATGCCTACAGTAGGTGTTTCACCTTCAAGATCATACAAAGTAACCGGTGCGTAGGTATTCTGGTCACCAACTGGAAAAAATTTATCTCCTATACCACGATGGAAAATATTGCCAATTACATAGGAATTTTCATTGGCATATACTGCTACCCCATTTTCTAGAGTAATCTGACCATCTTCTTGGTTAATTATTACTTTACCATCGTTTAGCTGGAGTACGTTAGTAATTTCAACTTCTCCCTCAATCGTTTTTATATGGCCATTATTGATAATCAGATTTTGAACGCTCAATTTGTTTGATTGTATTTTCTGATTTTCTCCATTTAGAATGATTGTAGCCTCACTCGCATCAAAATTTTGTAGATTAGACAGATCGCCTCCCAGCACTAATGTTCCCCTTTGTTTGATATTTCCATTATTGTTGAATGATTGATTTACGCTAATTACTGCGTTTGGCTGATCTACATTCATAGTGCCATCCTGTACCACAAATTGCGCTTGCAGATTTGCAAAGAAGATTACACAAAACAATATGGTAGAAATGAAACTGCTCATAATTATAACCCTTTCCACTTAATATCTCCATTATCCAGATATCGGTAATACAACTTCTTCTCATCTACGCTGTAATAGAAATCCCCTATATTTCCAATATTATCCCCCTCTACAGGTTTTTCATCACCCATGTAAAGTATAGGTGTACGGTAGGAATCTGCTATTCCCCCAGTATTAATAGGTGCGGGAGCAGCTGTGTTATACCCTCCCAACAAAATCCAGCTTCCACCAGACTTACGGTATACCCTATTATCATTTGTGTCGTAATAATAATCACCATTATCTGCTTCAATAGGATTTAAGGAAGTGGGAGTAATCGTTCCGGAATACCATTGCTGGTCGCCAAACAGGCTACTATTTACTGCAGCAGGCTCCCAGGAACTTCCGTTCCAGGTAAGCACATCGTCCAGTCCAGGAGCATCGGTGCTCACATTTCTTCCCTGAATAGCAGTAACTTGTGTATTTCCATTATTCGCAAGTGACACATCTCCACTGATACTCCTCGCATTTACCTGCGATCCATCTCCAATCAAGATCTGACCATTTGACGTATTGCTTAGCTGAAGTTGGTCAGCATTGAGTTGAAGGCCTCCACCTCCAATATTTAACTCAAGACTTCCATCAGCATTTTGTGCTAAACCTTCGCCTGCTACATCCGCATTAATTTTGTCTTTAGTTACAGCCTGGTTAGCAATTTTAGCCGTAGTAACGGCCTGATCAAGAATCTTGGCTGTAGTGATAGCATCCAGTGTGATGGTCATTGTACCATCGCTATTGAGCTGAATGTCACCCGATATATTTACAGAACTTGCTTTGCCCGCTGAGTTACCCACCAGCACCTGCCCTTCAGGTAAATCATTCTTCTGGAAAGAAGAGAAATCTACTTCATGCGTATTACCTGCTTCTACAATCTTAAGACGATCAGCCGTTTTCCAAGAAAAATCACTTACAGTTTCGTTAGTGGCATCAGAATCATCATCTTCCACCGAAAAGCTGGTACCACCCCCATTGGTAATTCCTATCGTAATATCATTACCTGTTCTGCTACCAATTAGATTCTGATTGTCTGTACCTGTACCATCCTGTAGGGAGCTTAAATCAACACTTGAACCACTACCGCTAATTGATAGTGTATTTCCACTTAACGCAAGGCTCTGAGAGTCTGTATTAAGACTAGTAAGATTTATGCTATTACCATTACTTATGCTTAACGTACTCCCTGAGAGGTTAAGCGTTTGGTTATCTGTATTATCCAGATAAGGACTTAAATCAATACTAGTGGCTGATGGATTGTCCGTAACTTTTAATTGATTAGCATTAAGGCTAAGATCCTGCTGATAGAATTTATCCTTAGAAAGGGTAACACTATTACCGCCTTCCAGACTTAATACTCTTAAAGTACTATCGTAAGTTAAAGCAGGAGTTTCTGCCGCGGCAATCTGGGATAGCACAAAACTTCGCGTAGCTGCGTCCTGAGCATCCACAGGTTCTCCAATATTTTTTATTCTTAAACCATTTGCATTAGCTCCCCTACTAAGCACTGAGTTAAGATCCTGCAATTCATTCGTATTATCTAAATCACCTACGTTATTGATCAGGTTATTGCTAATTTCAATTCCTTCGCCTGCCTTTAAGGCCGTATTTTCATTGCTATTTCCAGGTAGTGTTATCAGTTCTTCCTGAGGCTGGCTCTCATTATTTTCTGGCAATAATGCATACCATTTATTTATCCACCAGTAATAAAACTTACCTTCATTCTCTACAAAAACCAATAGTCCATTATCATTTTCAGTAAGCTTTTGTTGTAGTTGTGCTATTTCTGAGGAGTTTAATCGGGGCACTAGTAAACCTTGATTTTTTTCTTTTGAAACTAGTTCAAGTACTGCGTTTGGGTTAGGTTGATCCGTTCCCATACCTACTACTGTTTGTCCAAAGAGCTTTGTAATAGGTGCAAAGCATAAAAATAAGGCTAATACCAGTAAAACCATATTGTAGTAATACTGTGACCCTTTTGCTAAAAAAAGTAAAGAAGAATACAAATAGCTCATGTTCAAAATCCGTCTTTCCTTATAATTTTAAACTTACTACTTATATTTATATAAAATATTGCATAAATACAATTAAAACTTACATGAGCTCCGCTTTTGTGTTTTGGTATATTTTTTATTGGAAGTAGACCTATTTTACGATGAACAATGCTTCACTAAGCAGCTAAGCTCTCAATGAAAAAGACACTTTTTAACACCATATTTTTTTAGAAATTTGGAGAGCATAAAAAACTCCATTAGCTATAGCATAAACTAATGGAGTTCAGCAGATGAAGTAGTTTACCAAAGTATAAGTTGCTTAACCTATGCCGGGCTACTACTAACAACCTTCATTATACCTTGCATAATTCTCCAGTGGCCAGGAAATGTACATACAAAGGGGTATTCACCTGCTTTTTGCGGAGCTTGAAAAATAAGTTCTGCACTTGCCTCCGGATCTATGAGCGGGGTACTAAACAAAACTTCTATCATATCCGGCACATAATTTTTCTCAGCACCATTAGGATCGGTAGCCATTTTATCAGCGGCTTTACCCACTTTTTCTAAAGTACCAGGCTGGATGATAAGCAGATTATGCTGCATAAAATCAGGGTTATCAAACACTATTTTAACAGGCTTACCAGCTTCTACTACAAATTCGCTCACATCGTACTTCATCGCGTTTTTAACAGTCTTAATATGGATTACCTGTACATCGGCCATTTCTACTCCCTCATCTGTATTAGGTTTAGTGATAGGCTTGTTCCAGTAGTTATCCATAAAAAAAGCTGCCAGCCCTTGTTCAGAGAAAGGGAGCTTTACGCTATTAAACTCTTTCTCAACCTGATACTTCCAATCGCCCGCTAAAGAAATAAGGCTATTTTTAGCTTTGATGTGCATTTCATCCTGAGTTCCACTAAAGCCCCCACCTCCCTGGTAATCTTCTACTCTTACAACTACCAGGTTGTTACCAGCCTTAAGTACACCATCAGGTATAGTATAAGATCTAGGTGCCTGATAATCGTTTTTAATCCCTCCTACTCTAATTCCATTGATCCAGACCTCATCGGTATCATCTACGGCACCTAAGGAAATAATAGCTTTATTACTCACAGCTGAAGATGGAATGCTTATAGTTTTTCTGAACCATATAATACCATCTATATCTAAACCGGCATCTTCTATTAATGTAGGCAAAGCCATGCTTTTCCAGGAAGTATCCTTAAAGTCAGGGGATTCTCGGGTAGGCGTCATCATGTCCTGAACAGCAGCATCAGAGTAGCTGGGATTATCTTCTATAAAAGCACTGATAAACCCTTCCCTATGTTTACCTGCGGCCAAATAGGTAGCCTGAGCCAGCCAGTTATCTTGTTGGATGGTATTATCCTGTGCTCTACTGTATAAAGTTGCTCCTAAGCCATTAGATGGGGCATAATGGGCAAGATTTAGGGTAGCCGCCAGTTGGTTAGTAGGTTCTTCATCATTCAGTAGGTCAGCTCTTAATATAGCTTCTTTACTCCAGGGCTCTGAAGGTAAAATCTGCATTGCTGCTCTTCGTACTCCAGCCGCTGGGTGCTTAAGTGCCTTTACCACATGATCATAAGCTTCTTCGTTTTCTAATGCACCTAAACCATGAATGGTCCATAGAGCATGTAGAGCTGCGGTATTCATTCCTAAGTCATCTGTTGTTCTATCTGACAGAATTTGATAAAGATCTGGTAATACCTCTTTATTTCCCTTTTCTACCAATAAACGCTGGGCAGTAAGACGCCAAAACATATTATCGTGCGTTAGTGCTTCTAATAGCTGCTCATTGTCTTCAGCATCAAGCTGTAGCTTAGAATAGGGCTCCGCATCTTTGTAGA
This window of the Porifericola rhodea genome carries:
- a CDS encoding OmpA family protein, which produces MRTLLLFILLNSFLAVASPCKAEFKPDPIKELLRSAYQHYLQGQYFEATRYYDKVLALDSVNNKAHYYLASCLQQLFQYDKALHHYQLIQPNATAGYPLLSLNLGLVYKSQGSYKKAKSYFEAFLDNVNNYRFEDKEYWTAKAKDELNNIEKLYKTPLSPLIEIDLKKMPAPINTEFHDLGGGLFYDSLSLIVTSTRHASKGHHYHDQHGQSYSDNFIFGLDSNKWHPISANNFSSTNSLLDEGPGCLNTNSNTFYFSRFTYKGDYHIYESTLHNGEWSDPRPLSGAVNLPGYISKHPSLTTSGDTLFFSSNRPGGYGESDIWMSVKINGKWSEPKNLGDKVNTAYQEVAPHWYASQQSLFFSSNGQPGWGGFDLYMAVSVGEHTFSQVMNLGKPFNSPKDDTYIYVSKNSGYITTNRSEANTGFDIYEYRYNDKPKVLLTLNSKSSVDDWVSELYTQQRKKEMGELYQYFEQLPPEEKARLQRSSQYRIFQALMADSTFAQAIENLQHISGNDIEMLDELVENKLSLYQSFQIEEWSPKLEKWFSELDSEQKQKIDKMADLLVFRNLLEQNDVDAQNENYVYQELSTEQKKYVDQATAYGLRHFKQASNTSVKLEDLYQWQSLPPEEKESLGKELRQRYFEKVVISDETSAEKWQVQYEQLPSEEKSKIDKYARALVFEKSEDGALLLSDDEFLNNASEAEKLNLLALVMYRASQLQDDSETSEQRKWEELPLEEKSRLERAVSNRTFTTRMVLDFSIRNNNDTREISLRTLIASNPDIVKIRGSLKKVDKPSLITLVSQNKEVSTYTNEGEFIFDRVDYSKLRQLSVGERGDNLADMLAVSLSELEFTVVQDSQFISSFDNIYFETNSSEIKVEADSILNKILSFHQLFPDVSIQVHAYADSIGSKTYNLALSERRGQAVYTALVEKGVQAQKLEVFARGVENLKTDQTLSYSRRVEFKVSGVNTTYNPTQTIYLLSTDTDIHNIAKKYTVPIHQVSVSKQGLTGAESPYRVYQIQTNIVRQ
- a CDS encoding PorP/SprF family type IX secretion system membrane protein; the protein is MQWKVYTILKLVLSILILLVLELKVEAQQVPLSQYYVSPLNMNPALVGCSTRPFISFHHRSQWNSFSNSYPINIASIVYPIVQKYPKKTYKGGVGLQLIREVAGMQGWLKNTGVHFAGAYNLPLDYKYKHVISLGVGAAYTQKNIQAEGLKWGSQYDQEHGYSSDITPSISLDQTRLGYFSAEAGIVWTYNTFKNRLLSPWQAQSGISVSNINQPNVSFTNSEEVIPMLLKWYAGVSYSKNNWKLHPQTLVMWRGKSYHFNLGAYAQYRVSYSDYKGSSTNLIGGLWYRWNDAIAVSGGIQHHNIQIALSMDLSSHPTIDYLSTGQAWEASVVYTILNKKQNVGRRFTPLI